Genomic DNA from Enterococcus saccharolyticus subsp. saccharolyticus:
TGCTTCATCAGTATCGTTGCGACGTAAAACAAATTTATTTGTCTCTGCTGTATAAACAAGCGATAAAATGTCTTGCTCTTGCGCATCTTTGAACGTTAACGTAGCATCCGTTGTAGGCAATGAGAATAAAATTTCTGCGTGTGACGCATCTTTAGCAATTAAAGTTGCGTCAGAAACGGTTAATGTTTCTGTTTTGCCTTCATCTACACGCAATGCTTCTAATTCTTTGACTGGTGTCATTACTAATTTACCATCTTTTAAGCGTAGTTCGCGAGGTAAGGTCAAAGCACCCGCCCAACCATCTTCTTTTTCAGGCATATGACTTTCCCACATCGCCATCCAACCAAAGACAATTCGACGACCGTCTGGTGCAAGCGTTGTTTGCGTAGCGTAGAAGTCATGTCCTTTATCTAATTCATGAAATTCACCACGTGTAAATTTCGCCGTTTGATAATCCATTTCGCCTACAAAATACCCTGTTTGGTAAAGATTTAAATACTTTTCTTCTTGTGGATCAATCCCTTGTGGAGAGAGCAATAAAATATCTTTGCCATCTAAGTGGAAGAAGTCTGGACATTCCCACATAAAACCTTCTCCTTTTAAATCAGTTGCTTTCGATACACTTCCTAGATAGTCCCAAGATTTTAAATCTTGAGACGCATACAAAATAGCGCGACCTAACCCATCATTTTCTTGACTACCAAGAATCATATAATAGGTTCCTTCATGTTCCCATACTTTAGGATCTCTGTAGTGATGTGTATTGTCTTCTGGTTCTTTGTCAATAATTGGATTGTTTTCATATTTTGTAAAGTGAATGCCATCTTCACTGTACGCCATATTTTGATTTTGCCAGAAATGATCTGGATCGCCATCATTATAATAGTGATGACCTGTATAGAAAAGATACATAATATCATCTTTGACAATGGCACTACCAGAGAAACAACCATCTTTATCTTCTGGACTACCTGGTTCTAAACCGATTGGTAATGATTCCCAATGCACTAAATCTTTACTGCGTGCATGTCCCCAATGCATAGGACCCCATTCTGCACTGTATGGATGGTGTTGGTAAAAAATATGGTAGTAGCCTTTGAAGTAGCAAAAGCCATTTGGATCATTAATCCAACCAGTCGGTGCGGCGACATGGTAGCCTAAACGATACCTTGAGTTTGTTAATGCGATAGGTGATTTTGTCATAATAAAATCCTCCAAAAATTTAATTTTGATCATATGATAACCGGTTGACATATTACCAAAAGCGCTTTCTTTAAATTGGATTATAGTATAGATGATTTCATGTGTCAACCGGTTATCACATTTTTTAACCGATTTCATTTTTTGTTCGTTGTCCATAAGAAGACAAATTCACGTATAATAGAGTCAAAAGTAGAAGGAGCATCACGATGACACGCACAAATTTTTCTTTGGAGATTGTTCCTCCGAATGAGCGTTTTTCCTATGAAGAAGTTCAGCAAATTTCTGAACAACTATCGAAATTACACCCCTTATTTATTGGGATTCCAAGCATCAATAAATCGAAAATGACGGAGATGATTCGATTAGCAGGTGACATTCGAAAACTGCAAACGAATGCCTTGCCACATTTGCCCGCACGTTTTATGACAAAAAAACAAGTGCAAGATGTATTGAAAATATTACAAGAGCAAGAAGTTTTTCAATTACTAGCGGTGAGTGGGGAGGTAATGCCCCACGATCATCCGACAGGTGAATTTGCCTTTGCCAATGAGTTGAGCCATTATATCAACGAACAAACGAATCGTTTTACTATTTTGGGAACCTGTCACCCAGAACATATTGCAACAAATGAATTGGCACAACTAGAAATGACGTACTTGCAACAAAAGGTACAAGATGGTTGTCAGCAATTTTTAACGCAACTATTTTTCGAAAATGACGGTTTTTATCGTTTACACGACAAGTATATCAAACAGCTGACTACGCCCTTACTTGTTGGAGTCTTGCCGATCCTTAGTTACCAACAAGTGCTCAATATGGCGACACGTAATCAGTTAGCGATTCCCAGAAAACTAGCAATTTTATTAGACAAGTACCAATATGATCCAATTTCTATGCGCGCAGCAGGACTGGACTACACATTGTATCAATTAGATGAATTAATCCATTATGGTGTAGACGGAGTGCATCTATTTACGATGAATGATGTCCCAGCAGCAGTGGAAATCTATCGAAACTTTTGGTAAAAACAAGATGAAAATAGCCAAACGACGGAGCAGTTGTCCAATCGTTTGGCTAATTTATTTGTAAAGAGAGTTATCTAATCTTCCCAACCGCACAAATTATACCCTGCACTTTTGGCTTGATTTTCAGTCATTGATGAAACAGAATGTGCATTTTTTAATCCTCGACAATGAGGGTCAAAATGGTATTTTTTCCCAGATTTTGGTGCAATATAGACCGTTTTTCCAATGGGTTTGGTTGCATTTACCGTGATGTTGACCGTTGCTGTTTTTTTGCCATCTTTGGTGGTCACTGTGATGGTTGTTTTTCCAGCTTTTTTACCTACAATTTTCCCATTAGCGTCAATTGTAGCAACTTTGGTATTAGATGATTTCCAAGTCACGCCTTTGTTGCTCGCATTAGATGGATTGAAAGTTGCTTTGACTGTGGTGGATTTTCCGACAGTGATGGTTTTAGTTGGTGCATTGATACTAACGCTCTTTACAGCAACTTTTTTCGCTTGTACAGTAATATTTGCTTTCGCAGTTTTTTTGCCGTCTGTCGTTGTTGCTGTAATGGTGACTTTGCCAGCTTTTTTCCCAATGATTTTTCCTTTACTGTCGACAGTAGCAATTTTCGAATCAGAAGAGGTCCATGACACTGTTTTAATGGTTGCGTTAGCAGGTGAGACCGTTGCTGAAACGGTCGTCGTTGCACCAATTTCAATTGTTTTAGAAGTAGGTGAGACAGAGACACCTGTGACGTTACGATTTTTAACAGTTATTTTGGCTGTCGCTGTTTTGTTCCCATTTTGGCTTTTTGCTGTAATGGTTGCGGAACCCGCTTTTTTTGCGGTGACTTTTCCTTTTGTATCCACAGTTGCGATGGCAGTATTGGAACTTGTCCAAGAGACGGCTTTATTTAACGTATTATTGGGAGCAACTGTTGCACTTAAAGTGGTCGTTTCATTGACATACAGTGATTTTTCTTTTTGAGAAATAGATACACCTGAAACAGGTGGTAATGTTGTAAGCGTAAAATGATAATTTTTGGCTGTCGTTAAATTTT
This window encodes:
- a CDS encoding glycoside hydrolase family 32 protein produces the protein MTKSPIALTNSRYRLGYHVAAPTGWINDPNGFCYFKGYYHIFYQHHPYSAEWGPMHWGHARSKDLVHWESLPIGLEPGSPEDKDGCFSGSAIVKDDIMYLFYTGHHYYNDGDPDHFWQNQNMAYSEDGIHFTKYENNPIIDKEPEDNTHHYRDPKVWEHEGTYYMILGSQENDGLGRAILYASQDLKSWDYLGSVSKATDLKGEGFMWECPDFFHLDGKDILLLSPQGIDPQEEKYLNLYQTGYFVGEMDYQTAKFTRGEFHELDKGHDFYATQTTLAPDGRRIVFGWMAMWESHMPEKEDGWAGALTLPRELRLKDGKLVMTPVKELEALRVDEGKTETLTVSDATLIAKDASHAEILFSLPTTDATLTFKDAQEQDILSLVYTAETNKFVLRRNDTDEARYGTIQANDTLKYHLFIDTSSVEIFINDGETVFTERYYSESKPAVYLTTANETSVESTVYQLKADAVTYP
- a CDS encoding methylenetetrahydrofolate reductase — translated: MTRTNFSLEIVPPNERFSYEEVQQISEQLSKLHPLFIGIPSINKSKMTEMIRLAGDIRKLQTNALPHLPARFMTKKQVQDVLKILQEQEVFQLLAVSGEVMPHDHPTGEFAFANELSHYINEQTNRFTILGTCHPEHIATNELAQLEMTYLQQKVQDGCQQFLTQLFFENDGFYRLHDKYIKQLTTPLLVGVLPILSYQQVLNMATRNQLAIPRKLAILLDKYQYDPISMRAAGLDYTLYQLDELIHYGVDGVHLFTMNDVPAAVEIYRNFW
- a CDS encoding Ig-like domain-containing protein: MTTNRWKKVLNKLLLVGLFTSFISVPTSVSVQAATSPVTVEKEFNGDNARANNLILNQKTQGSFSGKQDTDVYALTLTTASDIQLVFNGSGNAIEQLATFQLSNSAGKVLVNAKKVTNGTSQTLIKQSLPKGKYYFSFKNTQNLTTAKNYHFTLTTLPPVSGVSISQKEKSLYVNETTTLSATVAPNNTLNKAVSWTSSNTAIATVDTKGKVTAKKAGSATITAKSQNGNKTATAKITVKNRNVTGVSVSPTSKTIEIGATTTVSATVSPANATIKTVSWTSSDSKIATVDSKGKIIGKKAGKVTITATTTDGKKTAKANITVQAKKVAVKSVSINAPTKTITVGKSTTVKATFNPSNASNKGVTWKSSNTKVATIDANGKIVGKKAGKTTITVTTKDGKKTATVNITVNATKPIGKTVYIAPKSGKKYHFDPHCRGLKNAHSVSSMTENQAKSAGYNLCGWED